Proteins co-encoded in one Myripristis murdjan chromosome 4, fMyrMur1.1, whole genome shotgun sequence genomic window:
- the scp2b gene encoding sterol carrier protein 2b isoform X1: MPELQTASRRRIEAVNTSASDGLEGFKAHAVFQEIDKKLQEEGEQFVKKIGGIFAFKVKDGPNGQEATWVVDVKNGKGCVHNDAAKKADCTISMSDADLLALMTGKMNPQTAFFQGKLKITGNMGLAMKLQNLQLQPGKAKL, from the exons ATGCCTGAGTTACAGACGGCAAG CAGGCGGAGGATTGAGGCGGTGAACACCAGTGCAAGTGATGGACTGGAGGGCTTCAAGGCGCACGCTGTCTTCCAGGAAATCGACAAGAAGCTGCAGGAG GAAGGAGAGCAGTTTGTGAAAAAGATCGGGGGAATTTTTGCCTTTAAAGTGAAAGATGGCCCAAACGGACAGGAGGCCACTTGGGTCGTGGATGTGAAGAACGGCAAAGGCTGTGTTCACAATGATGCTG ctaAGAAAGCAGATTGCACCATTTCGATGTCAGATGCTGATTTGTTGGCCTTGATGACAGGGAAGATGAACCCACAGACG GCGTTTTTCCAGGGCAAGCTGAAGATCACAGGCAACATGGGACTGGCCATGAAGCTTCAaaacctgcagctgcagccgGGCAAAGCCAAACTGTAG
- the scp2b gene encoding sterol carrier protein 2b isoform X2 — protein MPELQTARRRIEAVNTSASDGLEGFKAHAVFQEIDKKLQEEGEQFVKKIGGIFAFKVKDGPNGQEATWVVDVKNGKGCVHNDAAKKADCTISMSDADLLALMTGKMNPQTAFFQGKLKITGNMGLAMKLQNLQLQPGKAKL, from the exons ATGCCTGAGTTACAGACGGCAAG GCGGAGGATTGAGGCGGTGAACACCAGTGCAAGTGATGGACTGGAGGGCTTCAAGGCGCACGCTGTCTTCCAGGAAATCGACAAGAAGCTGCAGGAG GAAGGAGAGCAGTTTGTGAAAAAGATCGGGGGAATTTTTGCCTTTAAAGTGAAAGATGGCCCAAACGGACAGGAGGCCACTTGGGTCGTGGATGTGAAGAACGGCAAAGGCTGTGTTCACAATGATGCTG ctaAGAAAGCAGATTGCACCATTTCGATGTCAGATGCTGATTTGTTGGCCTTGATGACAGGGAAGATGAACCCACAGACG GCGTTTTTCCAGGGCAAGCTGAAGATCACAGGCAACATGGGACTGGCCATGAAGCTTCAaaacctgcagctgcagccgGGCAAAGCCAAACTGTAG